A window of the Hordeum vulgare subsp. vulgare chromosome 5H, MorexV3_pseudomolecules_assembly, whole genome shotgun sequence genome harbors these coding sequences:
- the LOC123397981 gene encoding uncharacterized protein LOC123397981: protein MSPSVVCRMTQETDAHLCRLHLRQLVARGLWSNALNYLRRFFDPDASCTLDLVWFLNAFWVLDNMAAKHGAMRTGAAVYYHDVSLSTYLSRNAKLSSIINTIANSQQFRLSLDWQLVRRRASFVVYQLLLESPELRRLLILPRETLNPQQLLPIGPRRPRRHVRKQARRPTATAMARLYLNTKRSLFSSESPHPALLAESLKRVADLIDQCLKDGKRPEPHKGRLLQSICMEGTPVSQPTQNFGISSATNAGAPSAPFLKNNRGTLTNPATNIGT, encoded by the exons ATGTCGCCGTCGGTGGTATGCAGGATGACCCAGGAGACGGATGCGCATCTCTGCCGGCTGCATCTGCGGCAGCTCGTCGCCCGGGGACTGTGGAGCAACGCCCTCAACTACCTCCGCCGCTTCTTCGACCCCGACGCGTCTTGCACCCTGGACCTCGTCTGGTTCCTCAACGCGTTCTGGGTCTTGGACAACATGGCCGCCAAGCATGGCGCCATGAGGACCGGCGCGGCCGTCTACTACCACGACGTCAGCTTATCGACTTACCTCAGCCGCAACGCCAAGCTCAGCTCCATCATCAACACCATAGCCAACTCTCAGCAGTTCAG GCTCTCCCTGGACTGGCAACTTGTGAGGAGAAGGGCGTCGTTTGTGGTCTACCAATTGCTTCTCGAGTCTCCAGAGTTGAGACGCCTGCTGATACTGCCGCGGGAGACACTGAACCCGCAACAACTGCTTCCAATTGG CCCTCGTCGTCCAAGACGTCACGTGAGGAAACAAGCCCGGCGGCCGACAGCAACTGCCATGgccaggctctatctcaacaccaAGAGGAG CCTGTTCAGTTCCGAAAGCCCACATCCTG CACTGCTAGCAGAGTCTTTGAAGAGGGTGGCAGATCTTATCG ATCAATGTTTAAAAGATGGTAAACGCCCGGAGCCCCATAAAGGGCGCCTACTTCAGTCAATTTGTATGGAAG GTACTCCAGTCTCACAGCCAACTCAAAACTTTGGGATATCATCTGCAACAAATGCAG GTGCTCCTAGTGCTCCATTCTTGAAGAACAATCGTGGTACCCTGACAAATCCTGCCACAAACATTGGGACCTAA